In one window of Pseudomonas chlororaphis subsp. chlororaphis DNA:
- a CDS encoding acyltransferase → MKHRIFHSADLPERLPALASELGVSHDELLEAYSWGLNNDVLFVEGDGEQARYSVCSVDIEQIIEHPLARRLYGRLKQDIPTTLVPRYGKNLATLKDRWLRAWEQAYNILINKIPSHHVRIAWLRLGGAKIGKGSTIWRNTEVLGVENLVIGDDSVIAWHCQIDARAGLIIGDHVTIASHVLILAGGHDPMSPEFWSVSAPIYIDDYAWIATRALLAHGSHIGRGAVVTANTLVAKAVAPYKIIGGSGAKPMGERPHDLNYKVGGKGLFTLFY, encoded by the coding sequence ATGAAACATCGTATTTTCCATTCTGCGGATCTGCCGGAACGCCTGCCTGCCCTGGCCTCGGAGCTGGGCGTCAGCCACGATGAACTGCTCGAGGCCTACAGCTGGGGGCTGAACAACGACGTGCTGTTCGTCGAGGGCGACGGCGAGCAGGCGCGCTACAGCGTTTGCTCGGTGGACATCGAACAGATCATCGAACATCCCCTGGCCCGGCGCCTGTATGGTCGTTTGAAGCAGGACATCCCCACCACCCTGGTGCCGCGCTACGGCAAGAACCTGGCCACCCTCAAGGACCGCTGGCTGCGGGCCTGGGAGCAGGCCTACAACATCCTGATCAACAAGATCCCCAGCCATCACGTGCGCATCGCCTGGCTGCGCCTGGGCGGCGCGAAAATCGGCAAGGGCTCGACCATCTGGCGCAACACCGAGGTGCTGGGGGTGGAGAACCTGGTGATCGGCGATGACAGCGTGATCGCCTGGCATTGTCAGATCGACGCCCGGGCCGGGCTGATCATCGGCGATCATGTGACGATCGCCTCTCACGTGCTGATTCTCGCCGGCGGCCATGACCCGATGAGCCCCGAGTTCTGGTCGGTGTCCGCGCCCATCTACATCGATGACTACGCCTGGATCGCCACCCGGGCGCTGCTCGCCCATGGCTCGCATATCGGTCGCGGGGCCGTAGTGACCGCCAACACCCTCGTGGCCAAGGCCGTTGCCCCCTACAAGATCATCGGCGGCAGCGGTGCCAAACCCATGGGCGAGCGCCCTCACGACCTGAACTACAAGGTGGGTGGCAAAGGCCTGTTCACCCTGTTCTATTGA
- a CDS encoding lipid II flippase MurJ, which yields MLGSTLLLTLATLAGLLAGFAREWLLVAAWGAGSRSDAFLVAVFIPEALRMTLAAGILAAAALPLYQERDAQRQHAWLAGLCPRLLGLGLGLYALLALSAPLWIRLIGPGLDSAAQAEAAANLRSLAACIPGLLMHALFSIPLHARQRFVLPGLGSLLFNLPPVLYLFFYGQASLGSGLSLAFFLGSLLMCLSLVPAVWQTGWRPWQVRGDAGAGRELLGRLGPLLTSNLASQGLALVERLVASYLGEGVVTWVNLARKLINLPLIALMSLNQVLLGLMSGKSGDQRLGLLHRGLDAATLLSLPAALGLVGASPALIHWLLPAQSADGPLPALLGWFAVSLVFGAWNAMLARYAYAAGDTSTPLHCELLGSLLNALLLAGLPLVLGLTAIPLAALGGVLLTNLLLMQRQQLLTLINWPVRWAVSAVLLSAAALLLHPLLNVWLQLGLSTAAGLLLLIALGLWLKPWRA from the coding sequence ATGCTCGGCAGCACCCTGCTGCTGACCCTGGCGACCCTCGCCGGGCTGCTCGCCGGTTTTGCCCGCGAATGGCTGCTGGTGGCGGCCTGGGGCGCGGGCAGCCGCAGCGATGCGTTCCTGGTCGCGGTGTTCATTCCCGAAGCCCTGCGCATGACCCTGGCCGCCGGCATTCTCGCGGCCGCGGCCCTGCCGCTCTATCAGGAGCGCGACGCCCAGCGCCAGCACGCCTGGCTGGCCGGCCTGTGCCCACGCCTGCTGGGCCTGGGGCTGGGGCTGTATGCCCTGCTGGCCTTGAGCGCGCCGTTGTGGATCCGCCTGATCGGCCCCGGGCTCGACAGCGCAGCCCAGGCCGAAGCCGCCGCCAACCTGCGCAGCCTGGCCGCCTGCATCCCCGGCCTGCTCATGCATGCGCTGTTCAGCATCCCGCTGCACGCCCGGCAGCGTTTTGTCCTGCCGGGGCTAGGCTCGCTGCTGTTCAACCTGCCACCGGTGCTTTACCTGTTTTTCTACGGCCAGGCGAGCCTTGGCTCCGGCCTTTCGCTGGCATTTTTCCTCGGCAGCCTGCTGATGTGCCTGTCGCTGGTGCCGGCGGTCTGGCAGACCGGCTGGCGCCCCTGGCAAGTCCGTGGGGACGCCGGTGCCGGCCGGGAACTGCTCGGCCGCCTCGGCCCGCTGTTGACCAGCAACCTGGCCAGCCAGGGCCTGGCGCTGGTGGAACGGCTGGTCGCCAGCTACCTGGGCGAAGGCGTGGTGACCTGGGTCAACCTGGCGCGCAAGCTGATCAACCTGCCGCTGATTGCCTTGATGAGTCTCAACCAGGTCCTGCTTGGCTTGATGAGCGGCAAGTCCGGCGATCAGCGCCTGGGGCTGCTGCATCGGGGGCTCGACGCCGCGACCCTGCTGAGCCTGCCAGCCGCGCTCGGCCTGGTGGGCGCCAGCCCGGCGCTGATCCACTGGCTGCTGCCCGCCCAGAGCGCCGACGGCCCGCTGCCGGCGCTGCTGGGCTGGTTCGCCGTGTCCCTGGTGTTCGGCGCCTGGAACGCCATGCTCGCCCGTTACGCCTATGCTGCCGGTGATACCAGCACGCCACTGCATTGCGAACTGCTCGGCAGCCTGCTCAACGCCTTGCTGCTGGCGGGCCTGCCGCTGGTCCTGGGGCTGACCGCGATTCCTCTGGCGGCCCTCGGCGGCGTGCTCCTGACCAACCTGTTGCTGATGCAGCGCCAGCAATTGCTCACCCTGATCAACTGGCCGGTGCGCTGGGCAGTCAGCGCCGTCCTGCTGAGCGCGGCGGCGCTGCTGTTGCATCCGCTGTTGAATGTCTGGCTGCAACTGGGGCTCAGCACAGCGGCCGGGCTGCTCTTGCTGATCGCCTTGGGGCTCTGGCTGAAACCCTGGCGGGCCTGA
- a CDS encoding DUF1780 domain-containing protein, giving the protein MDDSDYLRLLTIQAEQANAFLSNARKWERERWVCQRLLQGLNIPYRADEFTPAGQEPPDVLFREACFEVFFVLDEGRRLNDEWRDELQRRRSAFSLSQLVRREAKPKRIPANELLLRLAPTLRKKAHNYKERGMDLGELDIIAFASLKREVLDLNSHFPPPTEYLRQGWRSLSLVGPTFARVLFAHPDAPDFLRGNLGRSILFDVGISL; this is encoded by the coding sequence ATGGATGACTCAGATTACTTGCGCCTGCTCACCATTCAGGCCGAACAAGCCAACGCGTTCCTGTCCAATGCGCGCAAATGGGAGCGTGAGCGTTGGGTCTGCCAACGCCTGCTGCAAGGCTTGAACATCCCCTACCGTGCCGACGAGTTCACGCCCGCCGGGCAGGAGCCGCCGGACGTACTGTTTCGCGAGGCCTGTTTCGAGGTGTTCTTCGTGCTGGACGAAGGCCGCCGCCTCAACGACGAATGGCGCGACGAGTTGCAACGGCGCCGCAGTGCCTTCTCCCTCAGCCAGCTGGTGCGCCGCGAGGCCAAGCCCAAGCGCATTCCGGCCAACGAACTGTTGCTCAGGCTGGCCCCGACCCTGCGCAAGAAAGCCCACAACTACAAGGAACGCGGCATGGACCTGGGGGAGCTGGACATCATCGCCTTCGCCAGCCTCAAGCGCGAAGTGCTGGACCTCAACAGCCACTTCCCGCCGCCGACCGAATACCTGCGCCAGGGCTGGCGCTCGTTGTCGCTGGTCGGGCCGACCTTCGCCCGCGTGCTGTTCGCCCACCCCGACGCGCCGGACTTCCTGCGCGGCAACCTGGGACGCAGCATCCTCTTCGATGTCGGTATCAGCCTGTAG
- a CDS encoding DUF3094 family protein — protein sequence MTSRLNPDDQRHVEEYLQLAQHRVERRPFRPWMLLVIVVTITIGLGLLSRLISYLTL from the coding sequence ATGACCAGCCGCCTGAACCCCGACGACCAACGCCATGTCGAAGAATACCTGCAACTGGCCCAGCACCGAGTCGAGCGCCGGCCCTTCCGGCCGTGGATGCTCCTCGTGATAGTCGTGACCATCACCATTGGCCTGGGCTTGCTGAGCCGACTTATCAGCTACCTGACGCTATGA
- a CDS encoding NAD(P)/FAD-dependent oxidoreductase: MTHRIVIVGGGAGGLELATRLGKTLGKRGTASVMLVDANLTHIWKPLLHEVAAGSLNSSEDELNYVAQAKWNHFEFQLGRMSGLDRQQKKIQLAATYDENGVELLPARELGYDTLVIAVGSTTNDFGTQGAAQHCLFLDTRKQAERFHQQLLNHYLRAHAGQTDVVEQISVAIVGAGATGVELAAELHNAAHELAAYGLDRIKPENMHITLIEAGPRVLPALPERIGGPVHKTLEKLGVKVMTNAAVSEVTADSLITADGQVIAASLKVWAAGIRAPGFLKDIDGLETNRINQLQVLPTLQSTRDENIFAFGDCAACPQPGTDRNVPPRAQAAHQQASLLTKSLKLRIEGKALPEYKYTDYGSLISLSRFSAVGNLMGNLTGSVMLEGWLARMFYVSLYRMHQMALYGPFRTAMLMLGSRIGRGTEPRLKLH, encoded by the coding sequence ATGACTCATCGTATTGTCATCGTTGGCGGCGGCGCCGGCGGTCTGGAGTTGGCTACCCGTCTGGGTAAGACTCTGGGCAAGCGCGGCACCGCCAGTGTGATGCTGGTCGACGCGAACCTGACCCACATCTGGAAGCCCTTGCTGCACGAAGTGGCCGCCGGCTCGCTGAACTCTTCCGAAGACGAACTCAACTATGTCGCCCAAGCCAAATGGAACCATTTCGAGTTCCAGCTGGGCCGCATGAGCGGGCTCGATCGCCAGCAGAAGAAGATCCAGCTGGCCGCCACCTACGACGAAAACGGCGTGGAGCTGCTGCCCGCTCGTGAGCTGGGCTACGACACCCTGGTGATTGCCGTGGGCAGTACCACCAACGACTTCGGCACCCAGGGCGCCGCCCAGCACTGCCTGTTCCTCGACACGCGCAAACAGGCCGAACGCTTCCACCAGCAACTGCTCAACCACTACCTGCGCGCCCATGCCGGGCAGACCGATGTCGTGGAGCAGATCAGCGTGGCCATCGTCGGTGCCGGTGCCACGGGCGTCGAACTGGCCGCCGAGCTGCACAACGCCGCCCATGAACTGGCGGCCTACGGCCTGGACCGGATCAAGCCGGAAAACATGCACATCACCCTGATCGAGGCTGGGCCACGGGTACTGCCGGCCCTGCCGGAGCGGATCGGCGGCCCGGTGCACAAGACCCTGGAAAAACTCGGGGTCAAGGTCATGACCAATGCCGCGGTCAGCGAAGTCACCGCCGACAGCCTGATTACCGCCGATGGCCAGGTGATTGCCGCCAGCCTGAAAGTCTGGGCCGCCGGGATTCGCGCACCGGGCTTCCTCAAGGACATCGACGGCCTGGAAACCAACCGCATCAACCAGCTGCAGGTCTTGCCGACCCTGCAGAGCACCCGCGACGAGAACATCTTCGCCTTTGGCGACTGCGCCGCCTGCCCGCAACCGGGCACCGATCGCAACGTTCCACCGCGGGCCCAGGCGGCTCACCAGCAAGCATCGCTGCTGACCAAGTCGCTGAAACTGCGTATCGAAGGCAAGGCCCTGCCGGAGTACAAATACACCGACTACGGCTCGCTGATCTCGCTGTCGCGTTTTTCCGCCGTGGGCAACCTGATGGGCAACCTGACCGGCAGCGTGATGCTCGAAGGCTGGCTGGCGCGGATGTTCTATGTGTCGCTGTACCGCATGCACCAGATGGCGCTCTACGGCCCGTTCCGGACCGCCATGCTGATGCTCGGCAGCCGGATCGGCCGCGGCACCGAGCCACGCCTCAAGCTGCACTGA
- a CDS encoding fimbrial protein: MSKLLKSIVSMAIAGAVSTSALAADGTIDFKGEIIAASCAISAGAGSSVGGSKGNQTIDVNLGKVSTDSLAGTAGGSSAIVGGKSISLNLDCGGTANGLKTVSMQFDPNSGSGIDSKKNSLLKVTGGATGVGIGIYNGSNTLVNISANETISGDLVKTGEEGKEIYTAKLDLRAGYVVNGDEIKPGAANGQLPFTLTYE, encoded by the coding sequence ATGTCCAAACTTCTCAAAAGCATCGTCTCCATGGCTATCGCTGGCGCGGTCAGCACTTCCGCTCTCGCGGCGGATGGCACCATCGATTTCAAGGGCGAAATCATCGCGGCGTCCTGCGCCATCAGTGCCGGCGCCGGCTCCAGCGTTGGCGGCAGCAAGGGTAACCAGACCATTGATGTCAACCTCGGCAAGGTCAGCACCGACTCGCTCGCCGGCACCGCTGGTGGTAGCTCTGCCATCGTCGGCGGTAAGAGCATCAGCCTGAACCTGGACTGCGGCGGCACCGCAAACGGCCTGAAGACCGTGAGCATGCAGTTCGACCCGAACAGTGGCTCCGGTATCGACAGCAAGAAAAACTCGCTGCTGAAAGTCACCGGTGGCGCAACGGGCGTGGGCATCGGTATTTATAACGGCAGCAACACGCTGGTGAACATCTCCGCGAACGAAACCATCTCGGGTGACTTGGTGAAAACCGGCGAAGAAGGGAAAGAAATCTACACCGCCAAACTGGACCTGCGCGCCGGTTATGTGGTGAACGGCGATGAGATCAAGCCAGGTGCTGCGAACGGCCAACTGCCGTTTACCTTGACCTACGAGTAA